Proteins encoded by one window of Fischerella sp. PCC 9605:
- a CDS encoding pentapeptide repeat-containing protein, with protein MKASELLAQYAAGERDFTGVDLSEAYLEGANLSEVILDRAILDGADLRGVNFSKASLIEADLNGANLNQANLTGANLNGAILDGAILEEAILDGANLNQANLTIAKLIGASLSEAEMQEANLKAVSLNEADLSHADLAKADLTQADLSQAELDEVNLNQADLSDANLEGTILDEDQNPTT; from the coding sequence ATGAAAGCTTCTGAATTATTAGCACAATACGCTGCGGGTGAAAGAGATTTCACTGGCGTAGACCTAAGCGAAGCATACTTGGAAGGAGCTAACCTGAGTGAAGTAATTTTAGACAGAGCCATTCTTGATGGAGCCGATCTAAGGGGAGTTAATTTCAGTAAAGCTAGCCTGATTGAAGCGGACTTGAATGGAGCTAATCTAAATCAGGCAAATCTTACAGGAGCCAATTTGAATGGAGCTATCCTGGATGGAGCGATTCTAGAAGAAGCCATTTTGGATGGTGCTAATTTGAATCAGGCAAACTTGACAATAGCAAAGTTAATTGGCGCTTCTCTTAGTGAAGCTGAAATGCAGGAAGCTAACCTGAAAGCAGTTTCTCTAAATGAAGCCGATCTCAGCCACGCCGACTTAGCAAAAGCAGATTTAACCCAAGCGGATCTAAGCCAAGCAGAATTGGACGAAGTTAATTTAAATCAAGCTGACTTAAGTGACGCCAATCTAGAAGGAACAATCTTGGATGAAGATCAAAACCCAACAACTTGA
- a CDS encoding Uma2 family endonuclease has protein sequence MEAPPISLPSTVELKIDLTDEQFWQLCQNNRDLRFERTASGELIIMSPTGGETGNRNIELAYQLQAWSRQNKLGKAFDSSTGFKLPNGADRSPDASWIAIERWESLSREQRRKFLPLCPDFVVELCSPSDSLNKTREKMQEYIENGARLGWLIDAEARRVEIYRPGRDVEILENPSTLSGEDVLPGFLLDLTTIM, from the coding sequence ATGGAAGCACCGCCAATCAGCTTACCCTCTACCGTAGAATTAAAAATCGACCTAACAGACGAACAATTTTGGCAGCTTTGTCAGAATAACCGCGACTTGAGATTTGAGCGCACCGCATCTGGGGAATTGATCATAATGTCACCAACTGGAGGAGAAACAGGCAATCGTAATATTGAACTAGCGTATCAACTTCAAGCCTGGAGCCGCCAGAACAAATTAGGTAAAGCTTTTGACTCTTCAACAGGTTTTAAACTACCCAATGGTGCCGATCGCTCTCCCGATGCTTCTTGGATCGCAATAGAAAGGTGGGAGTCTCTCAGCAGAGAACAAAGACGGAAATTTCTGCCACTGTGTCCTGATTTTGTAGTGGAATTGTGTTCTCCTAGTGATTCCCTGAATAAAACTCGGGAGAAAATGCAAGAATACATTGAAAATGGCGCACGTTTAGGCTGGTTAATTGATGCGGAAGCGCGACGAGTCGAAATTTATCGTCCAGGTAGAGATGTGGAGATTTTAGAAAATCCTTCTACTCTCTCAGGTGAGGATGTATTACCTGGATTTTTATTGGATTTAACGACAATTATGTAG
- the purQ gene encoding phosphoribosylformylglycinamidine synthase subunit PurQ, whose translation MTKFGVIVFPGSNCDRDVAYVTRDVLGQPTRMVWHQETDIADLDVVIIPGGFSYGDYLRCGAIARFSPVMQQVIEHVQKGKFVLGICNGFQVLTEAGLLPGALVRNRDLHFICDRVPLKVERGDLAWTQTYAAGEIITLPIAHGEGRFYADKATLSKLEDNGQVVFRYEGENPNGSVNNIAGICNSTGNVLGMMPHPERAADPALGGTDGLKLFAGLVEKVAALV comes from the coding sequence ATGACTAAATTCGGTGTAATTGTTTTTCCTGGCTCTAATTGCGATCGCGATGTTGCTTACGTCACCAGAGATGTGCTGGGACAACCAACTCGCATGGTTTGGCATCAAGAAACGGATATTGCCGATTTGGATGTGGTAATTATCCCTGGTGGGTTTAGCTACGGTGATTATTTGCGCTGCGGTGCGATCGCTCGCTTCTCACCTGTGATGCAGCAAGTTATCGAACATGTACAAAAAGGCAAGTTTGTCCTCGGTATTTGTAATGGATTTCAGGTATTAACTGAAGCAGGATTATTACCTGGAGCGTTGGTGAGAAATCGGGATTTGCATTTTATCTGCGATCGCGTTCCTTTGAAAGTCGAGCGTGGCGATTTAGCTTGGACGCAAACTTATGCTGCTGGTGAAATTATTACTTTGCCCATAGCCCACGGAGAGGGACGATTTTACGCCGATAAAGCGACATTATCAAAACTTGAAGATAACGGTCAAGTAGTGTTCCGCTACGAGGGAGAAAATCCCAACGGCTCAGTAAACAACATCGCCGGTATTTGCAATTCTACGGGCAACGTGTTGGGAATGATGCCACACCCAGAGAGGGCAGCAGATCCAGCATTGGGCGGTACGGATGGGTTGAAGTTGTTTGCTGGGTTAGTGGAGAAAGTTGCGGCGTTAGTGTAG
- the purS gene encoding phosphoribosylformylglycinamidine synthase subunit PurS, with product MQRKYRAKIFVTLRPSVLDPAGVAVQSGLKQLGYDNVEQVRIGKYIEIILISPDETSARQNLDRICDQMLANPVIENYRFDLIEVESQTGIV from the coding sequence GTGCAAAGGAAGTATCGAGCCAAAATTTTTGTAACGCTCCGTCCTTCAGTTTTAGATCCTGCTGGCGTAGCAGTGCAATCTGGGCTGAAGCAGTTGGGTTACGATAACGTCGAACAGGTGCGGATTGGTAAATACATTGAAATTATTCTGATTTCTCCGGATGAGACTTCCGCGCGTCAAAATCTTGATCGAATTTGTGACCAAATGTTAGCAAACCCAGTGATTGAAAATTATCGCTTTGATTTGATTGAAGTGGAATCGCAGACGGGAATAGTGTAA
- a CDS encoding Fur family transcriptional regulator, with protein MKAVRTRSQDRILNLLKTIKQGISAQDIYVELRNRNQSMGLATVYRSLEALKLEGMVQVRTLANGEALYSLSQQDKHHLTCLQCGTSIPINQCPAHELEEQLQATHNFKIFYHTLEFFGLCNQCQITQAVME; from the coding sequence ATGAAAGCCGTACGCACCCGCAGCCAAGACCGGATTCTCAATCTTCTCAAAACTATCAAACAAGGTATTTCTGCCCAAGATATTTACGTGGAATTGCGTAATCGTAACCAAAGCATGGGTCTGGCAACAGTTTACCGTTCTTTGGAAGCCTTGAAGCTTGAAGGCATGGTGCAAGTGCGGACATTAGCGAACGGTGAGGCGCTTTACAGTTTATCGCAGCAAGATAAGCATCACCTCACCTGTCTGCAATGCGGTACTTCGATTCCGATCAATCAGTGTCCAGCCCATGAACTAGAAGAGCAGTTACAAGCCACCCACAATTTTAAGATTTTTTACCACACCCTGGAGTTTTTTGGTTTGTGCAACCAATGTCAGATAACTCAAGCTGTGATGGAATAG
- a CDS encoding SPFH domain-containing protein yields the protein MEPILFLISLVLGGSVIASSVKVVNQGNEALVERLGSYNKKLEPGLNFVAPFFDRVVFRETIREKVLDIPPQQCITRDNVKITVDAVVYWRIVDMEKAYYKVEDLHAAMVNLVMTQIRAEMGKLELDETFTARSEVNELLLRDLDIATDPWGVKVTRVELRDILPSHEVQQSMELQMSAERRKRAAILTSEGEREAAINTARGKAEAQVLEAEARQKAVILEAEAQQKALILKAEAQRQQQVLKAQAISESAEMIAQKIKADSTAHKALEVLFALGYLDMGATIGKSDSSKVMFMDPRTIPATLEGIRSIVSDARTDSNPISNTQESTVNNNRLS from the coding sequence ATGGAACCCATATTATTTCTTATCAGTTTAGTTTTGGGCGGTTCCGTCATAGCAAGCTCTGTTAAAGTAGTCAATCAGGGCAATGAAGCCTTGGTAGAACGCTTAGGTAGCTATAACAAAAAATTAGAACCAGGCCTCAACTTTGTTGCTCCTTTTTTTGATAGAGTTGTCTTTCGCGAAACCATTAGAGAAAAAGTATTAGACATTCCCCCGCAACAATGCATTACTCGCGACAACGTGAAGATTACCGTTGATGCAGTGGTTTACTGGCGCATTGTCGATATGGAGAAAGCCTACTACAAAGTGGAAGATCTCCATGCGGCGATGGTGAATTTGGTCATGACGCAAATTCGTGCTGAAATGGGCAAACTGGAACTGGATGAAACCTTTACCGCCCGTTCGGAAGTAAATGAACTTTTGTTGCGGGATCTAGATATTGCTACCGATCCTTGGGGAGTGAAAGTAACGCGGGTGGAACTGCGAGACATTCTTCCATCTCACGAAGTGCAGCAGTCGATGGAATTGCAAATGTCGGCGGAACGGCGCAAACGGGCGGCGATTTTAACCTCTGAGGGCGAACGAGAAGCTGCAATTAATACTGCCAGAGGAAAAGCAGAAGCGCAAGTTCTAGAGGCTGAAGCCCGTCAAAAAGCGGTAATTTTGGAAGCTGAAGCCCAACAAAAAGCGCTGATTCTTAAAGCCGAAGCCCAACGTCAACAGCAAGTTCTCAAAGCCCAGGCTATTTCTGAATCTGCGGAAATGATAGCTCAAAAAATTAAAGCCGACTCCACAGCCCACAAAGCTTTGGAAGTTCTGTTTGCTTTGGGTTATCTGGATATGGGCGCGACTATAGGCAAGAGTGATAGTAGCAAAGTCATGTTTATGGATCCTCGCACGATTCCTGCCACTTTGGAAGGTATACGCTCCATTGTCTCAGATGCTCGAACAGACTCTAACCCGATATCGAACACTCAAGAGTCAACCGTAAATAACAACCGTCTCAGTTAA
- a CDS encoding NfeD family protein, whose translation MPISTAIWFSSSTVIWLLVGAGLCLMEVFLPTAFVALMMGISAFVVALLSPVILGKLWLQVVVWLLLSTFLIVLFRRLLTPPRGKSKIQDAIAAETLTEIPAGKPGRVLYEGNSWRARCYDDHLAIAPNQRVYVVRREGTTLIVMPEYSSIANTD comes from the coding sequence ATGCCAATTTCTACCGCAATTTGGTTTTCAAGTTCTACCGTAATTTGGTTGTTGGTAGGAGCAGGTCTGTGTTTAATGGAAGTGTTTCTACCCACAGCTTTTGTGGCTTTGATGATGGGAATTAGTGCCTTTGTGGTGGCGCTGCTATCTCCAGTGATTTTAGGAAAGTTATGGCTGCAAGTTGTGGTTTGGCTATTGCTTTCTACATTCCTAATTGTGCTTTTTCGCCGCTTATTGACACCACCGCGAGGTAAGTCAAAAATTCAGGATGCGATCGCCGCTGAAACTTTAACAGAGATACCTGCTGGAAAACCAGGGCGAGTGTTATACGAAGGCAATTCTTGGCGGGCGCGGTGTTACGATGACCATTTAGCGATCGCCCCCAATCAAAGAGTTTATGTAGTGAGGCGCGAAGGTACAACCCTAATTGTGATGCCAGAGTATTCTTCCATCGCAAATACAGACTAG
- a CDS encoding protein phosphatase 2C domain-containing protein encodes MISTQRIIYCPNSLCTHPINPVDNSLCASCQTPLIHRYLWAIGSSVAKIQPGEKVAERYEVIAPQIWLDTQPGKLPDIPEEIPNEIIPYLRLYQQRLYLPQVYGFVCSQTEGVGDILLLENVPVDEAGNLYPALTKAWQQATAVRQVYWLWQILQLWTPLSELGMATSLLKPDNLRVQGWCVRLLQLQQSGKPSLKHLGECWQPLVVTAKTQVSEGLQKIVQQMCSPQAELKTISAELNALLLATAAELPLTLKVTGATDKGPEELMHNEDNCYPSSNDAINNSLLPRVTIVCDGIGGHEGGEVASQLAVQSVKLQIRALLQEVVEQTEIITPDLLQQQLEASLRVVNNVICNCNNEQKRVGTQRMATTIVMAVQVPQCVQTAGGWHSENAHELYLVNVGDSRAYWITRDYCQLLTVDDDVTTREVRHARSLYRQALQRLDATALTQALGTKDGEFLSPLIQRFILDEDGILLLCSDGLGDNHLVEQSWRDYAAPVLTGKLSLEEAVSCWIKLANQKNGHDNISVVLTHCRVSPDYLVPVHQKKLQIETIEEKQVEVVPEEQPLQAEESELAESSQVLLELDISATTQTSVSTQHRHKPLVLLLGLLALLVGGTIGGLFAWWQLHPQTFQQMCRQLPLCSPRR; translated from the coding sequence ATGATTTCTACCCAGCGGATAATTTATTGTCCAAATTCCCTCTGTACTCACCCAATTAATCCTGTGGACAACAGCCTTTGTGCAAGTTGTCAAACTCCCCTAATTCACCGCTATCTGTGGGCAATTGGTTCATCGGTAGCCAAAATACAACCAGGAGAAAAAGTGGCTGAACGGTATGAGGTAATTGCACCCCAAATTTGGTTGGATACTCAACCGGGAAAATTGCCAGACATACCTGAAGAAATCCCCAATGAAATTATTCCTTACCTGCGGTTATATCAACAGCGATTATACCTACCGCAAGTCTATGGGTTTGTTTGTTCCCAAACAGAAGGTGTAGGTGATATTCTCTTGCTGGAAAATGTGCCTGTAGATGAGGCAGGAAATCTTTACCCAGCGCTAACCAAAGCATGGCAGCAAGCAACAGCGGTAAGACAAGTTTACTGGCTTTGGCAAATTCTCCAACTGTGGACTCCTTTATCAGAATTGGGGATGGCAACTAGTTTGCTAAAGCCAGACAATTTACGAGTGCAAGGTTGGTGTGTACGACTATTGCAACTTCAACAGTCAGGAAAGCCTAGCCTGAAGCATTTGGGAGAGTGTTGGCAACCTTTGGTAGTGACAGCCAAAACACAAGTGTCAGAAGGCTTGCAAAAAATAGTCCAGCAGATGTGTAGTCCCCAAGCAGAGTTAAAGACTATTTCTGCCGAACTCAATGCTTTGTTACTAGCAACCGCTGCGGAATTACCCTTAACCCTAAAGGTAACAGGTGCAACCGATAAAGGGCCGGAAGAACTCATGCATAATGAGGACAATTGTTACCCTAGCAGCAATGATGCGATCAATAATTCATTACTACCACGGGTAACAATTGTTTGCGATGGTATTGGCGGCCATGAAGGCGGCGAGGTGGCAAGTCAATTAGCAGTGCAGTCTGTGAAATTACAAATTCGCGCTTTACTACAAGAGGTTGTAGAACAGACTGAAATCATCACGCCAGACTTGTTACAGCAACAATTGGAGGCAAGTTTGCGAGTTGTGAATAACGTGATTTGCAACTGTAATAACGAGCAAAAACGTGTAGGAACCCAGCGTATGGCTACAACCATCGTCATGGCTGTACAAGTGCCACAATGCGTCCAAACTGCTGGTGGGTGGCACTCAGAGAATGCCCACGAACTTTACTTAGTTAATGTTGGTGATAGCCGTGCTTACTGGATTACCCGCGACTACTGCCAGTTGCTTACAGTTGATGATGATGTGACAACGCGAGAAGTACGGCATGCCCGCAGTCTATATCGCCAAGCACTACAACGTCTGGATGCTACAGCCCTTACTCAAGCTTTGGGAACAAAAGATGGCGAATTTCTCAGTCCTTTGATCCAGCGCTTCATTTTGGATGAAGACGGCATATTGCTGTTGTGTTCCGATGGCTTAGGTGATAACCATTTAGTAGAACAAAGCTGGCGAGATTACGCCGCACCAGTGTTAACAGGCAAACTCTCCCTAGAAGAAGCTGTTTCTTGCTGGATTAAACTGGCAAATCAAAAAAATGGTCATGACAATATATCTGTGGTTCTCACCCATTGCCGTGTCTCTCCAGATTACCTCGTCCCGGTTCATCAGAAGAAGTTACAAATAGAGACTATCGAAGAAAAACAAGTAGAAGTTGTCCCAGAAGAACAACCGCTACAAGCAGAAGAATCTGAATTAGCAGAAAGTTCACAAGTATTGCTGGAGTTAGATATTTCTGCAACAACCCAAACTTCTGTCAGTACTCAACATCGGCACAAGCCTTTGGTGTTGCTACTAGGATTGTTGGCTTTGTTGGTGGGAGGTACAATTGGGGGATTATTTGCTTGGTGGCAATTGCATCCGCAAACATTCCAACAGATGTGCAGACAACTTCCCCTCTGTTCGCCTAGAAGGTAG
- a CDS encoding ferredoxin-thioredoxin reductase variable chain has translation MAVETLVEKQKQGVNFVMKKGDRVRVKESVVVYHHPEHRGNAFDLKGLEGEVVDIVTQWEGRPVSANLPIQVQFSKKFKAHFREKELEII, from the coding sequence ATGGCAGTGGAGACACTTGTGGAAAAGCAGAAGCAAGGTGTAAATTTTGTTATGAAAAAAGGCGATCGCGTTCGTGTTAAAGAATCCGTGGTAGTTTACCATCATCCCGAGCATCGCGGTAATGCTTTTGACCTTAAAGGCTTAGAGGGAGAGGTGGTAGACATTGTCACTCAATGGGAAGGTAGACCTGTCAGCGCTAATCTGCCGATTCAAGTCCAGTTTAGTAAAAAATTTAAGGCTCACTTCCGTGAAAAGGAGTTAGAAATTATCTAA
- a CDS encoding YdcF family protein, which translates to MFLYLSKLLPLFFYPLGLTCIFLLVALFMLWKRPRTAAIAITLALILLLFSSNAWIPNLLVRSLEWQYFPSAQIPNAEAIVVLGGATKPALPPRPGVDLNEAGDRVIYAAQLYRQNKAPVIILSGGRIDWEDNQGLAESEDMAQILTSIGIPSEALIQESESLNTYQNAVNVKKILESRGIRRILLVTSAMHMPRSLLIFKRQGIDAIPAPTDFLVTSSDMQGLASTPKAAILSLLPDSSNLHKFTGAAKEYVGIFVYRLRGWL; encoded by the coding sequence ATGTTTTTGTATCTCTCCAAACTGCTGCCACTATTTTTTTATCCACTGGGGCTAACTTGTATTTTTTTGCTGGTAGCACTTTTCATGTTGTGGAAACGTCCCCGAACAGCTGCGATCGCTATTACACTGGCGCTGATTTTACTGTTATTTAGCAGTAATGCCTGGATTCCGAATTTACTGGTGCGATCGCTAGAATGGCAATATTTCCCATCTGCACAAATACCAAATGCAGAAGCAATAGTTGTGCTAGGAGGTGCTACCAAGCCAGCTTTGCCACCACGACCAGGTGTAGATTTAAACGAAGCTGGCGATCGCGTTATTTATGCTGCTCAACTTTACCGTCAAAATAAAGCTCCTGTTATCATTCTCAGTGGTGGTCGCATCGATTGGGAAGACAACCAAGGCTTAGCAGAATCTGAGGATATGGCACAAATCCTCACCTCAATTGGCATACCATCAGAAGCTCTCATTCAAGAATCTGAGTCCCTGAACACATATCAAAATGCGGTGAATGTCAAAAAAATACTCGAATCTCGTGGGATTCGTCGCATCTTGCTGGTAACTTCGGCAATGCATATGCCGCGATCGCTCCTTATTTTCAAGCGTCAAGGTATTGACGCCATTCCTGCACCCACTGACTTTCTCGTGACTAGCAGCGATATGCAAGGACTAGCTAGTACCCCCAAAGCCGCTATCCTGAGTTTATTACCAGATAGTTCCAATCTGCACAAGTTTACTGGAGCAGCGAAAGAGTATGTTGGTATTTTTGTTTATCGCTTACGAGGTTGGTTGTGA
- a CDS encoding bifunctional aminoglycoside phosphotransferase/ATP-binding protein — protein sequence MTEVSIPPLIEQMLQPGFYPHPVQEPIQLIQTHVSYVLLTGDYVYKVKKPVNFGFLDYSTLEKRQHFCEEELRLNQRGAGELYLEVLPVSLVGEQYQLGGTEAVEYTLKMREFPQEALLSEMFEQGKLQEVHLEELGRVVADFHAKTATNDYIRSFGEVSQVRAAFDENYQQTEKYIGGPQTQEQFEETKQYTDRFFTERRELFQSRVAGNFIRECHGDLHLRNIALWQEKLLLFDCIEFNEPFRFVDVMYDVAFTVMDLEARQRKDLGNAFLNTYIEQTGDWEGLQVLPLYLSRQAYVRAKVTSFLLDDPGVPAEVKQEAAKTAAGYYKQAWEYTKPRQGQLILMSGVSGSGKSTTARYLARQVGAIHIRSDAVRKHLAGIPLLQRGGDDLYTSEMNQKTYARLLELGILLASQGFVVILDAKYDRQQLRQEAIAKAQEKQIPLQILYCTAPPEVLQQRLQHRTSDIADATADLLASQLHSAEPFTEKEKPLVKILDTTQSQQAQLSWLA from the coding sequence ATGACAGAGGTTTCGATTCCACCTTTAATTGAGCAGATGTTGCAGCCTGGTTTTTATCCCCACCCAGTGCAGGAACCAATTCAGTTAATTCAGACGCACGTTTCTTATGTGTTGTTGACTGGGGATTATGTATATAAGGTGAAAAAGCCGGTAAATTTCGGCTTTTTGGATTATTCGACGTTGGAGAAGCGCCAGCATTTTTGTGAGGAGGAATTGCGCTTAAATCAGCGGGGGGCAGGAGAATTATATTTAGAAGTACTGCCCGTGAGTTTGGTAGGGGAGCAATACCAGCTTGGGGGAACAGAGGCGGTAGAGTATACGCTGAAGATGCGTGAGTTTCCTCAAGAGGCACTGCTAAGCGAGATGTTTGAGCAGGGGAAGTTACAGGAGGTGCACTTAGAAGAGTTAGGACGGGTAGTAGCAGATTTTCACGCGAAAACTGCTACGAATGATTACATTCGTTCTTTTGGGGAAGTGTCGCAAGTCCGGGCTGCTTTTGACGAGAATTACCAGCAAACGGAAAAATATATCGGTGGCCCGCAAACGCAGGAACAGTTTGAGGAAACGAAGCAATATACAGATCGGTTTTTTACAGAGCGAAGGGAACTTTTTCAGAGTCGGGTTGCTGGTAATTTTATTCGCGAATGTCACGGCGATTTGCACCTGAGAAATATTGCGCTGTGGCAAGAGAAATTATTGCTGTTCGACTGTATTGAGTTCAATGAGCCGTTTCGCTTTGTTGATGTAATGTACGATGTGGCGTTTACGGTAATGGACTTGGAGGCGCGACAGCGCAAAGATTTGGGCAATGCGTTTTTGAATACCTATATTGAGCAAACTGGAGATTGGGAAGGTTTGCAGGTGCTGCCTTTGTATTTAAGCCGTCAGGCTTACGTTAGGGCTAAGGTAACTTCATTTTTATTGGATGATCCTGGTGTGCCAGCAGAGGTAAAGCAAGAGGCTGCAAAAACAGCAGCCGGTTATTACAAGCAGGCATGGGAATATACTAAGCCACGTCAGGGACAGTTAATTTTAATGTCGGGCGTGTCGGGTTCTGGGAAAAGTACGACAGCACGATATTTAGCTCGACAGGTGGGAGCAATTCATATTCGCTCAGATGCAGTGCGGAAGCATTTGGCAGGAATTCCCTTGCTGCAACGGGGTGGAGATGATTTGTATACATCTGAAATGAACCAGAAAACCTATGCACGGTTGTTGGAGTTGGGGATTCTGCTCGCAAGTCAGGGGTTTGTTGTAATTTTAGATGCTAAGTACGATCGCCAGCAGTTGCGACAAGAAGCGATCGCCAAAGCTCAAGAGAAGCAAATACCCTTACAGATTCTTTATTGCACAGCACCACCAGAGGTTTTACAGCAGCGACTACAACATCGCACTAGTGATATTGCTGATGCCACTGCCGATCTATTGGCCTCACAACTTCACTCTGCTGAACCCTTCACTGAAAAAGAAAAACCACTAGTTAAAATTTTGGACACAACTCAATCACAACAGGCACAATTAAGTTGGTTAGCGTGA
- the rplY gene encoding 50S ribosomal protein L25, translating into MELTIECQKRPEGSKPNALRRSGLIPANLYGHNGSESVSLVVNAKTVEQLLKKARVNKTEFELNVTDMNWRGTTVIREVQVHPAKGTPYHLSFFAGAKN; encoded by the coding sequence ATGGAACTTACGATTGAATGTCAAAAGCGACCAGAAGGTAGCAAACCCAATGCTTTGCGTCGTTCTGGGTTAATACCTGCTAATTTATACGGTCATAATGGTAGCGAGTCTGTTTCTTTGGTTGTTAATGCCAAAACTGTTGAACAGCTGCTCAAAAAGGCTCGTGTAAATAAAACTGAGTTTGAACTGAATGTTACAGATATGAATTGGCGCGGTACAACGGTGATCCGAGAAGTTCAAGTTCATCCGGCAAAGGGTACGCCCTACCACTTGAGTTTTTTTGCTGGCGCCAAAAACTGA
- a CDS encoding adenylosuccinate synthase, producing MANVIVIGAQWGDEGKGKITDLLSRSADVVVRYQGGVNAGHTIVVKGQTFKLHLIPSGILYPDTECIIGSGTVIDPQVLIAELDQLEQLGISTSNLLIAQTAHVTMPYHRLIDQAAEERRGSHKIGTTGRGIGPTYADKSERTGIRMLDLMDTQGLRDQLEWTINYKNVILEKLYNLPPLDPQKVIDEYLGYAERLRPYVVDTSLKIYDAIQRRRNILFEGAQGTLLDLDHGTYPYVTSSNPVAGGACVGTGLGPTMIDRVIGVAKAYTTRVGEGPFPTELDGELGEQLCARGAEFGTTTGRKRRCGWFDAVIGRYAVRINGMDCLAITKLDVLDELEEIKVCVAYEIDGERCEHFPTSARKFAQCRPIYKTLPGWKQSTSNCRSLDDLPRQALDYLKFLAELMEVPIAIVSLGASRDQTIIVEDPIHGPKRALLHPDGTPASLLSA from the coding sequence TTGGCTAACGTCATTGTTATAGGTGCCCAGTGGGGCGATGAAGGAAAAGGAAAAATAACTGATTTACTCAGCCGCTCCGCAGATGTCGTTGTACGTTACCAAGGGGGTGTCAATGCTGGACACACAATCGTAGTCAAAGGTCAGACCTTTAAACTGCATTTGATTCCCTCTGGTATTTTGTACCCGGATACAGAGTGCATTATCGGTTCTGGAACAGTCATCGATCCACAGGTTTTGATTGCAGAACTCGATCAACTAGAACAACTTGGTATTTCTACCAGCAATCTGTTGATTGCCCAAACCGCTCATGTAACGATGCCTTATCATCGATTAATTGACCAGGCAGCGGAGGAACGTAGGGGGAGCCATAAAATTGGCACGACTGGTCGAGGTATCGGCCCGACCTACGCAGACAAATCAGAGCGGACGGGCATCAGGATGTTAGACTTGATGGATACCCAAGGGCTACGTGACCAGCTAGAGTGGACGATCAATTATAAAAACGTCATTCTGGAAAAGCTTTACAACTTGCCGCCATTAGACCCGCAGAAGGTGATAGACGAATATCTGGGGTATGCGGAAAGGTTGCGACCGTATGTGGTCGATACCTCTTTAAAAATATACGATGCCATTCAGCGTCGGCGCAATATTTTATTTGAGGGAGCACAAGGTACGCTCCTCGACCTAGATCACGGAACTTATCCCTATGTAACCTCTTCTAACCCGGTGGCAGGGGGGGCTTGCGTTGGTACGGGATTGGGGCCAACAATGATTGACCGGGTGATTGGGGTTGCAAAAGCCTACACCACACGTGTAGGTGAAGGGCCGTTCCCAACAGAACTGGATGGAGAATTGGGAGAACAGTTGTGTGCGCGTGGTGCTGAATTTGGTACAACCACCGGACGCAAGCGGCGATGTGGCTGGTTTGATGCAGTCATCGGTCGCTATGCTGTGCGTATTAACGGTATGGACTGTCTGGCGATCACTAAACTAGATGTTCTTGACGAACTAGAGGAAATTAAAGTTTGTGTCGCTTATGAGATTGATGGGGAACGCTGCGAACATTTTCCCACCAGCGCTCGTAAGTTTGCTCAGTGTCGTCCCATCTACAAAACCTTGCCAGGATGGAAACAGTCTACAAGCAACTGCCGTTCTTTGGATGATTTGCCACGGCAAGCGTTGGATTATCTCAAATTTTTGGCAGAATTAATGGAAGTGCCGATCGCGATCGTCTCTTTAGGAGCTAGTCGCGATCAAACTATCATTGTTGAAGACCCCATACACGGCCCCAAACGGGCTTTATTACACCCTGACGGCACCCCTGCTTCCTTGCTGAGTGCGTAG